The following coding sequences lie in one Mesorhizobium sp. DCY119 genomic window:
- a CDS encoding nucleotidyltransferase family protein, producing the protein MTAPKIAMVLAAGLGKRMLPITETLPKPLVRIAGKTLLDWGLDSLAAAGVTRAVVNVHYLPEQIVAHVAGRKQPAIIISDESESLLNSAGGIVKALPELGAKPFYILNADTFWIDRDEPNLKRLALAWDASRMDILLMLADLDSATGHSGGTDFLAAPDGTLARAAGDPTGMIYAGAAIINPRIFDGAEPTPHSLNLYFDRAIADGRLFGMKMEGQWITVGTPDAIAPAEAVVAAALAQDA; encoded by the coding sequence TTGACCGCTCCAAAAATTGCCATGGTGCTGGCTGCCGGCCTCGGCAAGCGCATGCTGCCGATCACCGAAACGCTGCCCAAGCCGCTGGTGCGCATCGCCGGAAAGACGCTGCTCGACTGGGGCCTCGACAGTCTTGCCGCCGCCGGCGTCACCAGGGCGGTGGTCAATGTCCACTATCTTCCCGAGCAGATCGTCGCCCATGTCGCGGGCCGCAAGCAGCCGGCAATCATCATCTCCGATGAGAGCGAAAGCCTGCTCAACTCGGCCGGCGGCATCGTCAAGGCACTGCCGGAACTAGGCGCAAAACCCTTCTACATCCTGAACGCCGACACCTTCTGGATCGATCGGGACGAGCCGAACCTGAAACGGCTTGCCCTTGCCTGGGATGCATCGAGAATGGATATTCTTCTGATGCTTGCAGATCTCGACTCGGCGACCGGACACAGCGGCGGCACGGATTTCCTTGCCGCGCCCGACGGCACTTTGGCGCGCGCCGCCGGCGATCCGACGGGTATGATCTATGCCGGCGCGGCAATCATAAATCCGCGCATTTTCGACGGCGCCGAACCAACACCGCATTCGCTCAACCTCTATTTCGATCGCGCCATCGCGGACGGCCGCCTGTTCGGCATGAAGATGGAAGGCCAGTGGATCACGGTCGGCACGCCGGATGCCATCGCACCGGCTGAAGCGGTGGTTGCCGCCGCGCTGGCGCAGGACGCATGA
- the tsaE gene encoding tRNA (adenosine(37)-N6)-threonylcarbamoyltransferase complex ATPase subunit type 1 TsaE, with amino-acid sequence MEFERFLADEQATVRLGEDLALTLRKGDVLALHGDLGAGKTTLARSLIRALAGDAELEVPSPTFTLVQSYETRVPVHHFDLYRLSSADELDELGFEDALEQGAALVEWPEKAGDRLPPSAARVELVEEGEGRTVRISASGALGERIARSFATRDFLHAAGWGEAHRSHFVGDASARSYEIVTLGDQPARVLMNSPRLVLGPPVRDGKPYAEIAHTAQSVSAFVAIDRALREGDVTVPKIHAQDLEAGFLLIEHLGAEGFLEAGKPVAGRYAAAAELLAMMHGKSWPDRIDIEPGVVHTVPPFDRDAMMIEVELLLDWYFAAVAGKQPDDALRAGFRQVWNDLFDRVDKAEKTLMLRDFHSPNIIWRGDRTGHDRLGIIDFQDALIGPAAYDVASLAMDARVTVPVEIDASTVEAYVATRSSAGGFDANAFAEAYAIMAAQRNSKILGIFVRLDRRDGKPDYLKHLPRIRDYLRRALSHPALAELRDFYHRHGLTEDASI; translated from the coding sequence ATGGAGTTCGAGCGTTTTTTGGCCGACGAGCAGGCGACCGTCCGGCTGGGCGAAGACCTGGCGCTGACGTTGCGCAAGGGCGATGTGCTTGCGCTGCACGGCGATCTCGGCGCCGGCAAGACGACGCTGGCGCGCAGCCTGATCCGCGCTCTTGCGGGCGACGCCGAGCTCGAAGTCCCGAGCCCGACCTTCACGCTCGTCCAGTCCTACGAAACGCGCGTGCCGGTCCATCATTTCGACCTTTACCGGCTGTCCTCCGCCGACGAGCTCGACGAGCTCGGCTTTGAAGATGCGTTGGAACAGGGCGCGGCACTGGTCGAATGGCCCGAAAAGGCCGGAGACAGATTGCCGCCTTCCGCAGCCCGGGTCGAACTGGTCGAGGAAGGCGAAGGACGCACAGTCAGGATTTCAGCGTCCGGCGCGCTCGGCGAGCGCATCGCACGTTCCTTCGCCACGCGTGATTTTTTACACGCCGCCGGTTGGGGCGAGGCTCACCGCAGCCATTTCGTCGGCGATGCCTCCGCGCGGTCCTACGAGATCGTCACGCTTGGCGATCAGCCCGCACGTGTGCTGATGAACTCGCCTCGGCTGGTGCTCGGGCCTCCGGTGCGCGATGGAAAGCCCTATGCCGAGATCGCCCACACGGCGCAGTCTGTTTCGGCCTTCGTCGCCATAGACCGCGCCTTGCGGGAAGGCGATGTCACGGTCCCGAAAATCCACGCCCAGGACCTCGAAGCCGGTTTCCTGCTGATCGAACATCTCGGCGCGGAAGGTTTTCTGGAAGCGGGCAAGCCGGTGGCCGGGCGCTATGCCGCCGCCGCAGAACTGCTCGCCATGATGCACGGCAAGAGCTGGCCGGATCGCATCGACATCGAACCCGGCGTCGTGCACACCGTGCCGCCCTTCGATCGCGATGCGATGATGATCGAGGTCGAACTCCTGCTCGACTGGTATTTTGCTGCGGTTGCCGGCAAGCAGCCAGACGATGCGCTCCGTGCCGGCTTCCGGCAGGTCTGGAACGATCTTTTCGACCGCGTCGACAAGGCGGAAAAAACCCTGATGCTGCGCGATTTCCATTCGCCCAACATCATCTGGCGCGGCGACCGAACCGGCCATGACCGGCTCGGCATCATCGATTTCCAGGATGCGCTGATCGGTCCCGCCGCCTATGATGTTGCCTCGCTCGCCATGGATGCCCGCGTGACGGTGCCGGTCGAGATCGATGCAAGCACGGTCGAAGCCTATGTCGCCACGCGCTCGAGCGCAGGCGGTTTCGACGCCAATGCTTTCGCGGAAGCCTACGCGATCATGGCCGCGCAGCGGAATTCAAAAATCCTCGGCATTTTTGTTCGCCTCGATCGCCGCGATGGCAAGCCGGACTATCTGAAGCATCTGCCGCGCATCCGCGACTATCTGCGCCGCGCGCTTTCCCATCCGGCACTTGCCGAACTGCGCGATTTCTATCACCGTCACGGCCTCACTGAGGACGCATCGATTTGA
- a CDS encoding PAS domain-containing sensor histidine kinase, translated as MPGDNPLDAGQAVTGGHEDSSKAASVAGLWPAGMPRWPVARRLLAATSVFGLSSVDAALAQADVVARKAGLSVSAVEVMQLAVFAGVMGAALVSAIVLIRERARISAENVDLRARVADLNASLQRSDALLNLRDQRVVVWASEKQKPELIGSLPAEAGAPEERAAFLAFGRWLMPRSAAALDHAVAALREKGASFDLVVESQTSAPLEVQGRKSPSHFLVRFVALSESQRNQARLKLENQRLAADYDNMLGLIDALKMPFWIRAADGRLKWVNRAYAEAVEALNAEAAMREGKEFLGTPARESIVQQHLAHPVFEQTLSTVVKGDRRMFSVTDFAGGEGSAGIALDMSGVETIREEYERTVRSHADTLDQLTTAVAIFDPQEKLRFFNQAFQKLWDLDVAFLESAPDNALLLDRLRSDGKIAEQPEWRRWKENLLGAYRSVDSQEHWWHLPDSRTIRVIANPQPKGGVTWVFENLTERMDLESRYHTAVRVQGETLDNLAEGVAVFGPDGRIRLSNPAFVNLWGLPAETVEAKTHISAIRAQCDALAENSPWPTFVAAVTGFDDERRDGSGQTELKNGTVLRYAVIHLPNGQVMITFVDVTDSVNVERALKDKNEALEKADQLKNDFVQHVSYELRSPLTNIIGFAELLSLPATGPLAPRQREYLGHIGSSSSVLLTIVNDILDLATVDAGIMELEIAEVRVDQTIAAAAELVAERLDEHAIKLKIDAAQAPKSFHGDETRIRQILYNLLSNAANYAPEASTISLSCRQTANGVEFAVHDDGPGMAPEILDTVFRRFEPRVNGGRRRGAGLGLSIVKSFVELHGGSVRIDTGKDRGTTVICLFPTTPTGVREAAE; from the coding sequence ATGCCGGGGGATAACCCGCTAGACGCGGGACAGGCCGTTACCGGCGGCCACGAGGATTCGAGCAAGGCTGCTTCAGTGGCAGGACTCTGGCCGGCTGGCATGCCGCGGTGGCCGGTGGCCCGTCGCCTTCTGGCTGCTACATCCGTGTTCGGACTGTCCTCGGTTGACGCTGCCCTGGCTCAGGCCGATGTGGTGGCGCGAAAGGCAGGTCTTTCGGTCAGCGCGGTCGAAGTCATGCAGCTCGCCGTCTTTGCCGGCGTCATGGGCGCGGCCCTCGTATCGGCCATTGTCCTGATCCGCGAGCGTGCCCGGATTTCCGCGGAAAATGTCGACCTGCGTGCCCGAGTCGCCGATCTGAATGCGTCGTTGCAGCGCTCCGACGCCTTGCTCAACCTGCGCGACCAGCGCGTCGTGGTATGGGCGAGCGAGAAACAGAAGCCCGAGCTGATCGGCTCTTTGCCGGCGGAAGCCGGCGCACCGGAAGAGCGCGCCGCGTTCCTGGCCTTCGGTCGCTGGCTGATGCCGCGCTCGGCCGCCGCCCTCGACCACGCGGTTGCCGCCTTGCGCGAAAAGGGCGCCTCCTTCGACCTCGTCGTCGAATCGCAGACCTCCGCGCCGCTGGAAGTTCAGGGCCGCAAGAGCCCGTCGCATTTCCTGGTCCGGTTCGTGGCGCTTTCCGAATCGCAGCGAAACCAGGCACGGCTGAAGCTGGAAAACCAGCGTCTCGCCGCCGACTACGACAACATGCTCGGGCTCATCGACGCCCTGAAGATGCCGTTCTGGATTCGGGCTGCCGACGGTCGCCTGAAATGGGTCAACCGCGCCTATGCAGAGGCGGTCGAGGCGTTGAATGCCGAAGCGGCTATGCGCGAAGGCAAGGAATTCCTTGGCACGCCGGCGCGCGAATCGATCGTGCAGCAGCATCTTGCCCACCCGGTGTTCGAACAGACGCTTTCGACCGTGGTGAAGGGCGACCGCCGGATGTTTTCGGTGACGGATTTTGCCGGCGGCGAGGGTTCGGCCGGCATTGCGCTCGACATGAGCGGTGTCGAGACCATTCGCGAGGAATATGAGCGCACGGTTCGCAGCCATGCCGACACGCTCGACCAACTCACCACGGCGGTGGCGATCTTCGACCCGCAGGAAAAACTGCGCTTCTTCAACCAGGCGTTCCAGAAGCTCTGGGATCTGGATGTCGCGTTTCTCGAGAGCGCGCCCGACAATGCCCTGCTGCTCGACAGGCTGCGCAGTGACGGCAAGATTGCCGAGCAGCCGGAATGGCGGCGCTGGAAGGAAAACCTGCTCGGCGCCTATCGCTCCGTCGATTCGCAGGAACATTGGTGGCATCTGCCGGACTCCCGCACCATCCGCGTCATCGCCAATCCGCAACCCAAGGGCGGCGTTACCTGGGTGTTCGAGAACCTGACCGAGCGCATGGACCTCGAAAGCCGCTACCACACCGCCGTGCGGGTGCAGGGCGAAACCCTCGACAATCTTGCCGAAGGTGTTGCGGTGTTCGGGCCTGACGGCCGTATACGCCTGTCCAACCCGGCTTTCGTCAACCTTTGGGGCCTGCCTGCCGAAACCGTCGAAGCGAAGACCCACATCTCGGCGATCCGCGCGCAATGCGATGCGCTGGCGGAAAACAGTCCCTGGCCGACCTTTGTGGCAGCCGTCACCGGTTTCGACGACGAGCGCCGCGACGGCAGCGGCCAGACGGAACTGAAGAACGGCACCGTCCTGCGCTATGCCGTCATCCATCTGCCGAACGGGCAGGTGATGATCACCTTCGTCGACGTCACCGACAGCGTCAATGTCGAGCGCGCGCTGAAGGACAAGAACGAGGCGCTGGAAAAGGCCGACCAGCTCAAAAACGATTTCGTCCAGCACGTTTCCTACGAGCTGCGCTCACCGCTCACCAACATCATCGGCTTTGCCGAACTGCTGTCGCTGCCGGCAACCGGCCCGCTGGCGCCACGCCAGCGCGAATATCTCGGCCATATCGGCTCGTCCTCGTCGGTGCTTCTGACCATCGTCAACGACATCCTCGACCTTGCTACCGTCGATGCCGGCATCATGGAGCTGGAGATCGCCGAAGTGCGCGTCGACCAGACGATCGCCGCAGCCGCCGAGCTGGTTGCCGAGCGTCTCGACGAACATGCGATCAAGCTGAAGATCGACGCCGCGCAGGCGCCAAAAAGCTTCCACGGCGATGAGACCCGCATTCGCCAGATCCTCTACAACCTGCTCAGCAACGCCGCCAACTACGCGCCCGAGGCAAGCACCATTTCGCTGTCCTGCCGGCAGACTGCGAACGGCGTCGAGTTCGCCGTGCACGACGACGGTCCCGGCATGGCGCCGGAGATTCTGGACACGGTGTTCCGGCGCTTCGAGCCGCGGGTGAACGGCGGCCGCCGGCGCGGTGCGGGGCTCGGGCTTTCGATCGTCAAAAGCTTCGTCGAGCTTCACGGCGGCTCGGTCCGGATCGATACCGGGAAGGATCGCGGCACCACCGTGATCTGCCTGTTCCCGACCACGCCCACCGGCGTCCGCGAAGCGGCGGAGTAG
- the ahcY gene encoding adenosylhomocysteinase: MSGSKDYIVADLSLAGWGRKEIEIAETEMPGLMACREEFGKEQPLKGARITGSLHMTIQTAVLIETLKALGADIRWASCNIFSTQDHAAAAIAEAGIPVFAIKGETLEEYWQYTDKIFQWADGGTSNMILDDGGDATMYILIGARAEAGEDVLSNPGSEEEEILFAQIKKRMAQSPGFFTKQREAIRGVTEETTTGVNRLYQLQKKGLLPFPAINVNDSVTKSKFDNKYGCKESLVDGIRRGTDVMMAGKVAVVCGYGDVGKGSAASLSGAGARVKVTEVDPICALQAAMDGFEVVTLEDAAPTADIVITTTGNKDVITLDHMRAMKDMVIVGNIGHFDNEIQVAALRNLKWTNVKPQVDMISFPDGKRMILLSEGRLLNLGNATGHPSFVMSASFTNQVLAQIELWTKPGTYQNQVYVLPKHLDEKVARLHLDKLGAKLTELSGEQAAYIGVTQQGPFKPEHYRY; the protein is encoded by the coding sequence ATGTCTGGTAGCAAAGACTACATCGTTGCCGACCTTTCGCTTGCCGGCTGGGGCCGCAAGGAAATCGAAATCGCCGAAACCGAAATGCCGGGCCTGATGGCCTGCCGCGAGGAGTTCGGCAAGGAACAGCCGCTCAAGGGAGCCCGTATCACCGGCTCGCTTCATATGACGATCCAGACGGCGGTTCTGATCGAGACGCTGAAGGCGCTCGGCGCCGACATCCGCTGGGCCTCCTGCAACATCTTCTCGACGCAGGATCATGCTGCCGCCGCTATCGCCGAGGCCGGCATCCCGGTTTTCGCCATCAAGGGCGAGACGCTGGAGGAATACTGGCAGTACACCGACAAGATCTTCCAGTGGGCCGATGGCGGCACCTCCAACATGATCCTCGATGATGGCGGCGACGCCACCATGTACATCCTGATCGGCGCACGTGCCGAGGCAGGCGAGGACGTCCTGTCGAACCCCGGCAGCGAAGAAGAAGAAATCCTGTTCGCCCAGATCAAGAAGCGCATGGCACAGTCGCCCGGCTTCTTCACCAAGCAGCGCGAAGCGATCCGCGGCGTTACCGAAGAGACCACCACCGGCGTCAACCGGCTCTATCAGCTGCAGAAGAAGGGTCTGCTGCCCTTCCCGGCAATCAACGTCAATGACTCCGTCACCAAGTCGAAGTTCGACAACAAGTATGGCTGCAAGGAATCGCTGGTCGACGGCATCCGCCGTGGCACCGACGTGATGATGGCCGGCAAGGTCGCCGTCGTCTGCGGTTACGGCGATGTTGGCAAGGGTTCGGCTGCGTCGCTCAGCGGCGCCGGCGCCCGCGTCAAGGTCACGGAAGTCGACCCGATCTGCGCCCTGCAGGCTGCGATGGACGGCTTTGAGGTCGTCACGCTTGAAGATGCGGCCCCCACCGCCGACATCGTCATCACCACCACCGGCAACAAGGATGTCATCACCCTCGACCATATGCGGGCGATGAAGGACATGGTCATCGTCGGCAATATCGGTCACTTCGACAACGAGATTCAGGTCGCCGCACTGCGCAATCTGAAGTGGACCAACGTCAAGCCGCAGGTCGACATGATCTCCTTCCCGGATGGCAAGCGCATGATCCTTCTGTCGGAAGGCCGCCTGCTCAACCTCGGCAACGCCACCGGCCATCCGAGCTTCGTCATGTCGGCGTCCTTCACCAACCAGGTTCTCGCCCAGATCGAGCTCTGGACGAAGCCCGGCACCTACCAGAATCAGGTCTATGTGCTGCCCAAGCATCTCGATGAAAAGGTGGCGCGCCTGCATCTCGACAAGCTTGGCGCGAAACTCACCGAGCTTAGCGGCGAACAGGCCGCCTATATCGGTGTAACCCAGCAAGGACCTTTCAAGCCGGAACACTACAGATACTGA
- a CDS encoding HPr family phosphocarrier protein, with amino-acid sequence MSSLPFSAKDGLISREFQIVNQRGLHARASAKFVQVAGGFQADVRVEKDGTSVGGTSIMGLMMLAASPGCSIRVTASGPEAQQVMDALEALISARFGEEI; translated from the coding sequence ATGAGCAGTCTGCCCTTCTCTGCCAAGGATGGCCTGATCAGCAGGGAATTCCAGATCGTCAACCAGCGTGGCCTGCATGCCCGTGCCTCGGCGAAGTTCGTTCAGGTCGCCGGAGGCTTTCAGGCTGACGTCCGCGTCGAAAAGGATGGCACTTCCGTCGGCGGCACCTCGATCATGGGTCTGATGATGTTGGCGGCCAGCCCCGGCTGCTCGATCCGTGTCACCGCCAGCGGCCCGGAGGCGCAGCAGGTGATGGATGCGCTCGAAGCGCTGATCTCGGCGCGTTTCGGCGAGGAAATCTGA
- a CDS encoding PTS sugar transporter subunit IIA, with amino-acid sequence MIGLVLVTHGQLAEEFRNAVEHVVGPQEHFETVAIGADDDMEQRRRDIVDAVARTDTGSGVVVLTDMFGGTPSNLAISVMESGRVEIIAGMNLPMLIKLTSVRKGDNMALALDEAQMAGRKYINVASQLLSSK; translated from the coding sequence ATGATCGGACTCGTGCTCGTGACGCACGGTCAACTGGCCGAGGAGTTCCGCAACGCCGTCGAGCACGTCGTCGGGCCGCAGGAACATTTCGAGACAGTTGCCATCGGAGCCGATGACGACATGGAGCAGCGTCGCCGCGACATCGTCGATGCCGTTGCCCGGACCGACACCGGTTCCGGCGTCGTGGTGCTGACCGACATGTTCGGCGGCACACCGTCCAACCTTGCCATTTCGGTGATGGAATCCGGTCGCGTCGAGATCATCGCCGGCATGAACCTGCCGATGCTGATCAAGCTCACCAGCGTGCGCAAGGGCGACAACATGGCGCTCGCCCTCGATGAGGCTCAGATGGCCGGACGCAAATACATCAATGTCGCCAGCCAGCTGTTGAGCAGCAAATGA
- a CDS encoding serine kinase, whose product MVATNLHGTALVLGDRGVLILGASGSGKSTLALTLIAQFQARDRLARLLSDDQVLISARGGRLVCKAPPTICGLVEVFGLGPKPIGFEECAVIDLLVRLVSPAETERLVEDRFEEMAGCRLPCLLLAARNATGAALAVSARLSLPPFL is encoded by the coding sequence GTGGTTGCCACGAACCTTCACGGCACGGCACTTGTGCTTGGCGATCGCGGCGTTCTGATCCTGGGCGCGTCGGGATCGGGCAAGAGCACGTTGGCGCTCACCCTCATTGCGCAGTTTCAGGCAAGAGACCGGCTGGCCCGGCTGCTCAGTGACGACCAGGTGCTGATATCGGCGCGTGGCGGACGCTTGGTGTGCAAGGCGCCGCCGACGATCTGCGGACTCGTGGAGGTTTTCGGGCTGGGACCGAAGCCGATCGGCTTCGAGGAATGCGCTGTCATCGATCTTCTGGTGCGGCTCGTTTCGCCTGCTGAGACCGAGCGTCTTGTGGAAGACAGGTTCGAGGAAATGGCCGGCTGCCGGCTGCCCTGCCTGCTGCTTGCCGCGCGCAACGCCACTGGCGCTGCTCTTGCGGTCTCCGCCCGGCTTTCCTTGCCGCCTTTTTTGTAA
- a CDS encoding sensor histidine kinase translates to MAIEVELKKPATASRGPGKMASSLLRRVTVPLRRFLGHHVFSSLTRRILFLNLAGLAVLVIGIMYLNTFRDGLIDARVESLMTQGEIIAGAIASSATIETDTIRIDPEKLLELQAGESLGPGSDQLDSLDFPINPERVAPVLRRLISPTRTRARIYDRDANLLLDSRHLYSRGQILRYDLPPVQEEEPDFLERVQKFVFDLFRNGDLPVYREQPGGNGASFPEVMSALTGSPSTIVRVSEQGEQIVSVAVPIQRFRAVMGVLMLSTEGGDIDKIVAAERKAILRVFGIAALVTAILSMLLASTIANPLRRLSAAAVRVRRGVKNREEIPDFSDRQDEIGNLSVAVRDMTNALYARIEAIESFAADVSHELKNPLTSLRSAVETLPLAKNEASRGRLMEVIQHDVRRLDRLITDISDASRLDAELVREDAARIDLKKFISDLVAVSQDAGRHKRKVGIEFRPAKLPQGVKGYFTLGHDLRIGQVITNLIENARSFVPEETGQITISLERAGKFNIVTIDDNGPGIRADNIDRIFERFYTDRPSSEAFGQNSGLGLSISRQIVEAHGGTLSAENIPGSKPGDTMGARFVMTLPVEG, encoded by the coding sequence ATGGCCATTGAGGTCGAGCTCAAGAAACCGGCAACGGCCTCACGCGGGCCGGGCAAGATGGCGTCTTCGCTTCTGCGGCGCGTGACCGTGCCGTTGCGCCGCTTTCTCGGCCATCATGTCTTCTCCAGCCTCACGCGCCGCATCCTTTTCCTCAACCTTGCCGGCCTGGCGGTCCTCGTCATCGGCATCATGTATCTCAACACCTTTCGCGACGGGCTGATCGACGCCCGCGTGGAAAGCCTGATGACGCAGGGCGAGATCATCGCCGGCGCGATCGCCTCCTCGGCCACGATCGAGACGGACACGATCAGGATCGACCCGGAAAAGCTGCTCGAGCTTCAGGCCGGCGAAAGCCTGGGGCCGGGATCGGACCAACTCGACAGCCTCGACTTTCCGATCAACCCGGAGCGCGTGGCGCCGGTTCTCAGGCGGCTGATTTCGCCGACGCGGACGCGCGCGCGCATCTACGACCGCGATGCCAATCTGCTGCTCGACTCCCGGCATCTCTATTCGCGCGGGCAGATCCTGCGCTACGATCTTCCGCCGGTGCAGGAAGAGGAGCCCGATTTCCTGGAGCGCGTGCAGAAGTTCGTCTTCGACCTGTTCCGCAACGGCGACCTGCCGGTCTACCGCGAGCAGCCCGGCGGCAATGGCGCATCTTTCCCTGAAGTGATGAGCGCGCTGACCGGCAGCCCGTCGACGATCGTCAGGGTTAGCGAGCAGGGCGAGCAGATCGTCTCGGTCGCGGTTCCCATCCAGCGCTTCCGCGCCGTAATGGGCGTGCTGATGCTGTCGACCGAAGGCGGCGACATCGACAAGATCGTGGCTGCCGAGCGCAAGGCCATCCTGCGCGTCTTCGGCATCGCTGCCCTGGTGACGGCGATCCTTTCGATGCTGCTTGCCTCGACCATCGCCAATCCGCTGCGTCGGCTTTCTGCTGCCGCCGTGCGCGTGCGCCGCGGCGTCAAGAATCGCGAGGAAATCCCCGATTTCTCCGATCGCCAGGACGAGATCGGCAATCTTTCCGTCGCCGTGCGCGACATGACCAATGCGCTCTACGCCCGCATCGAGGCGATCGAGAGTTTTGCCGCCGACGTCTCGCATGAACTGAAGAACCCGCTGACATCGCTGCGCAGCGCCGTCGAAACCCTGCCGCTGGCCAAGAACGAGGCATCGCGCGGACGCCTCATGGAAGTCATCCAGCATGACGTGCGGCGTCTCGATCGGCTCATCACCGATATCTCGGACGCTTCGCGTCTCGATGCCGAGCTTGTGCGTGAAGACGCCGCCAGGATCGACCTGAAGAAGTTCATTTCCGATCTCGTCGCCGTCTCCCAGGATGCCGGTCGTCACAAGCGCAAGGTCGGCATAGAATTCAGGCCGGCGAAGCTGCCGCAGGGCGTCAAAGGCTATTTCACGCTCGGCCACGACCTTCGCATCGGCCAGGTCATCACCAATCTGATCGAGAATGCCCGCTCTTTCGTTCCGGAAGAGACCGGCCAGATCACCATCTCGCTGGAGCGAGCCGGCAAGTTCAACATCGTCACGATCGACGACAATGGTCCCGGCATACGCGCTGACAATATCGACCGCATCTTCGAGCGGTTCTATACGGATCGTCCTTCGAGCGAGGCCTTCGGGCAGAACTCCGGCCTCGGCCTGTCGATCAGCCGGCAGATCGTCGAGGCGCATGGCGGCACCTTGAGTGCTGAAAACATTCCGGGTTCCAAGCCGGGCGACACCATGGGCGCGCGCTTCGTGATGACGCTTCCGGTCGAAGGCTGA
- a CDS encoding response regulator transcription factor: protein MATIALVDDDRNILTSVSIALESEGYRVETYTDGASALEGLAARPPNLAILDIKMPRMDGMELLRRLRQKTDLPVIFLTSKDDEIDELFGLKMGADDFIRKPFSQRLLVERVKAVLRRASARDAAAKTPSQQARSLERGQLVMDQERHTCTWKGEPVTLTVTEFLILHSLAQRPGVVKSRDALMDSAYDEQVYVDDRTIDSHIKRLRKKFKAVDDDFEMIETLYGVGYRFREA from the coding sequence ATGGCAACAATCGCGCTTGTCGATGACGACCGCAACATTCTGACTTCGGTTTCGATCGCGCTGGAATCCGAGGGATATCGCGTCGAGACCTACACCGATGGCGCATCCGCGCTCGAGGGGCTGGCGGCTCGCCCGCCGAACCTCGCCATCCTCGACATTAAGATGCCGCGCATGGATGGCATGGAGCTTCTGCGCCGCTTGCGCCAGAAAACCGATCTTCCGGTCATCTTCCTCACTTCGAAGGATGATGAGATCGACGAATTGTTCGGCCTCAAGATGGGCGCCGACGATTTCATCCGCAAACCGTTTTCGCAGCGTCTGCTGGTCGAACGCGTCAAGGCGGTGCTGCGTCGCGCCAGCGCCCGGGATGCGGCCGCCAAGACGCCGAGCCAGCAGGCCCGTTCGCTCGAGCGCGGCCAGCTCGTCATGGACCAGGAGCGCCACACCTGCACCTGGAAGGGCGAGCCCGTCACGCTCACCGTCACCGAATTCCTCATCCTGCATTCGCTGGCGCAGCGCCCCGGCGTGGTGAAAAGCCGTGATGCCTTGATGGATTCGGCCTATGATGAGCAGGTTTATGTTGACGACCGCACCATCGATAGCCACATCAAGCGCCTTCGCAAGAAGTTCAAGGCTGTCGATGACGATTTCGAGATGATCGAAACCTTGTACGGCGTCGGCTACCGGTTCCGCGAGGCATAA